In Epinephelus lanceolatus isolate andai-2023 chromosome 16, ASM4190304v1, whole genome shotgun sequence, one DNA window encodes the following:
- the ndufv1 gene encoding NADH dehydrogenase [ubiquinone] flavoprotein 1, mitochondrial, with protein sequence MLALSRAVVCGVARAPAAVSQGGVTAIARFNSTAQSAPKKTTYGPLADEDRIFTNLYGRHDWRLKGALKRGDWYKTKEILLKGVDWILNEIKVSGLRGRGGAGFPTGMKWSFMNKPSDGRPKYLVVNADEGEPGTCKDREIMRNDPHKLVEGCLVAGRAMGARAAYIYIRGEFYNESSNLQIAINEAYAAGLIGKNACGSGYDFDVFVMRGAGAYICGEETALIESLEGKQGKPRLKPPFPADVGVFGCPTTVANVETVSVAPTICRRGGTWFLGFGRERNSGTKLFNISGHVNHPCTVEEEMSIPLKDLIERHAGGVRGGWDNLLAVIPGGSSTPLIPKNVCEDVLMDFDGLIQAQTGLGTAALIVMDKSTDIIRAIARLIEFYKHESCGQCTPCREGVDWMNNMMWRFVRGDARPAEIDMIWELSKQIEGHTICALGDGAAWPVQGLIRHFRPVMESRIAEHQQQQQQQARA encoded by the exons ATGTTGGCCCTGTCTCGAGCAGTGGTGTGTGGGGTGGCCCGTGCTCCAGCTGCGGTCAGTCAGGGTGGAGTGACCGCTATCGCCCGATTCAACAGCACAGCACAG AGTGCTCCCAAGAAAACAACATACGGACCTCTGGCAGATGAGGACAGAATTTTTACAAACCTTTACGGCCGCCATGACTGGAG GCTGAAGGGGGCGCTGAAGCGTGGCGACTGGTACAAAACAAAGGAGATCCTTTTGAAGGGAGTTGACTGGATTCTCAATGAGATCAAGGTTTCTGGCCTTCgtgggagaggtggagctggttTCCCAACAGGCATGAAGTGGAGCTTTATGAACAAGCCCAGCGATGGCAG GCCAAAGTATCTGGTGGTGAACGCAGATGAGGGAGAACCTGGCACCTGTAAGGACAGGGAGATTATGAGGAATGACCCACACAAGTTGGTGGAGGGCTGCTTGGTGGCTGGGAGGGCCATGGGGGCCCGTGCTGCTTATATTTATATCAGAGGAGAGTTCTACAATGAGTCATCCAACCTGCAG ATAGCTATCAATGAGGCCTATGCTGCTGGACTCATTGGAAAGAACGCCTGTGGCTCTGGTTATGACTTTGATGTGTTTGTGATGCGTGGTGCTGGAGCGTACATCTGCGGAGAGGAGACTGCTCTTATCGAGTCCCTGGAGGGGAAGCAGGGGAAGCCCCGTCTGAAGCCCCCATTTCCTGCTGACGTGG GTGTGTTTGGTTGCCCAACAACTGTTGCCAATGTGGAGACCGTATCCGTGGCACCCACCATCTGTCGTCGTGGTGGCACGTGGTTCCTGGGCTTCGGCAGGGAGAGAAACTCCGGCACAAAGCTCTTCAACATCTCTGGCCATGTAAACCACCCCTGCACTGTAGAAGAGGAGATGTCCATCCCTCTGAAAGACCTCATCGAGAGGCACGCAG GTGGAGTGCGTGGTGGTTGGGATAACCTTCTGGCTGTAATCCCCGGTGGATCCTCAACTCCCCTTATTCCCAAGAATGTATGTGAAGACGTGCTGATGGACTTTGACGGCCTCATCCAGGCTCAGACTGGCCTGGGCACAGCTGCACTCATCGTCATGGACAAATCT ACTGACATTATTAGAGCCATCGCCCGCCTGATTGAGTTCTACAAGCATGAGAGCTGTGGCCAGTGCACACCCTGCAGAGAAG GCGTGGACTGGATGAATAACATGATGTGGCGTTTTGTGCGAGGCGATGCACGGCCAGCTGAGATAGACATGATTTGGGAGCTCAGTAAGCAGATTGAGGGACACACTATCTGCGCCCTGGGAGATGGTGCAGCCTGGCCAGTGCAG ggaTTGATCAGGCACTTCAGGCCTGTGATGGAAAGCCGAATTGCtgaacaccagcagcagcagcagcagcaggccaggGCTTGA